From the Malaclemys terrapin pileata isolate rMalTer1 chromosome 11, rMalTer1.hap1, whole genome shotgun sequence genome, the window AGAACATACTGTATTAACTTCTCGGTGCCCCACTCCTTGGTAGGATcaccctttaaaaaaatgctcaGGACAGCCACTAGCTGGAGGATCCCTATCAACATGGCTGTGTTGGAACCACAGTGCTAGGGGAGTGCTGGGAGCACAGACCTAAATCGAAGGCATGGGGTTATCACTGTGAACTACCTTGGCCCAGGATCTAAAAGGCTTGGGCAGTGATCTAGCCTATTATCAATTTGTGCATTTCCATAGTTAACTAATTTTTATATCACTAATTCACTGCGTAGAGTCAAGGCACATAAACCACATTAATGAGGATTGCCATAGTCTCCATAGGTTCAATGGCAGGTTCTGCAGTTTTGCTTCTCAAAACCCAGAAATATTAACTCTTCAAGTTTACCATCCATAAGGAtaagtttgtttgggtttttggtTTCTTAGACATGGGGGCCAAGATTGTCCTGCACTGTTGTGAGAGACAGCACAGCACTTCAGAGCTTTTGCAAAACCACATACAAGAGAGCCTCTTAAAATACAGGGACTTCAGTCAGAATGGTGATTAATCTGTGTTTGTTGCTACAGAAATTTCTAGAGAACAAATTTGTTAAATTGTTCATAGTTTCTTTTCATGATTTACAAAACCCATATTTTGGCTACTGAAAATTGGAGGGTTTTTTCTCAATTACTTCTTGCACCATATTCTGCGGTCTTTCATTAGCTCTTTCGGTATTCAACAGAAGAGAAATCAGAAGTGGAGGTCACTTGACCAAGTTTCACAATTGTCAACTTCAGGAGGAAATTTAAAAAGCGTTAATCCAGGCGATAATTCTAAAGAAGAGATGTTACATCTTCAGGAGAAGTAAGATACAATTTTTTCATACTATTTAATGTAATCAAATTCAGCATTCTTTAAAAACAATTCTTTTTTTTCAATTCATGAAGATTTACTTTTGTTTATAGAAATGATCCTGGAAAGGGTAACAGGAAATGCTTTAGAGAAACCAGATGTGTATTAACGTCATATCTTCTCAATctagataaaataaaattttaaacgCACTTTGCAGGTGAGTGTGATTCTGCTCACCTGTGTTTAGAGACTAATGGCATGAGCcttggaaaaacattttaaaccatCACATTATGAACTACCCTTTGAATAGCAGTAAAAAAAGACAGCAAAAAGCAAAAACtatgcatttaaaaaattaaatgtgtttGTGGAATTTCTGAATGGAAAGAGAAACTACCAGCAATATCATAAGAAAACCTTATGAAAATAGGCTTACCATCcaagttttcagatgaaaaaGATTTGAATAAATATGAATTAATGTGCTTATTGAAATAAAACTCTTTGCAGTTCATTGATAACTAAGAGCTAGCATCATGCCACTTTGCACTAGAACAGAATACTGTTTTAGTGCACTCTAACTGCAACAGGATCCACACATGCAAACAAAATCTGTGTATACCTCACAGAAAGTCTTAGTGAGGAAGGATagccttgtggttaagacacaagCCTGGGCCTCAGCACATAAGGATTAATTTCCTGGCTTAACACAAGCTCCCtgcgtgaccttgagcaagtcacgtgATCCCTTTTTGTGCCTTGGTTCTCTCAGAAATAAAAAGGAGATTATAATCTTTCAACCAAAAGTTATAGGCTTGATGCAAGAATTACTTGAGTGAAATTCTCCGGCCTGTTtaatacagaaggtcagactagattatcataatggccTCTCTTCTGCAGAGAGTAAGGGCCCACTGATGATGGTTTTGtagcaagatcagggcctcagtAATAGTGGCCAAATACATTAATCTGCTGAACCATCAGCTTGTAAAGTGATAGTCCTATCACCAAAACTAGCCTGCCATTTTGAAGGTTTCAGTTTCTATTGCTATTTTCCTACTATGTACTGAAAAAACATGTTGTGTATTTTCTATTGTTTAGGTCCAGTTGCATCCCAAAGCACATTGTAAAATCTTTACCTCTGATGTTGATTAGAAAATGTAGCAACTTTCTTGCTCCAGGTCTGCAATGTAGGCTCTGCTTGAAGATCTTTTGTCTTGGTCAGTATGCAAGACTCTTGCCATGTAATCACAAGGTAAAGAAAACTAAAGGCTCTAAATTTTACTGAACCCAAAACCCAGTGTTCATGCCAAAATCCCACTGTTAGTCTGTGTGTTCATGCTTGTGGTTCAGCTCTTTAACATAGTCTAGTCACTTATAATTCTCTTCTACAAAGTTGATGAAAATGTAAGCATTGAAGGGAATATGTGAAGTATGctgaatgcagtgttgttgtagttgtgtcggtcccaggatattagagacaaggtgggtgaggtaatatcttttattggaccaactgctgttggtgagagagacaagctttcatgcttacaccgagctcttcttcagctctgggaaagctTACTcaagctaggtctacactacagcttacgtTGGCATAAaaatgtcactcaggggtatgaataagctctctcccatcggcttagagcaGTGATCCCCAACCTTGGCGGCGGATGCTCATCTGCCGGCCAGTACGCAGGCGCACGACGCCCCGGCGCCCACGGGCACCGTGTTGGGGACCCCtggcttagagcatctgcactagcagcattacagctgcatcggtgcagctgcgctgctgtaagctctgtagtgtagctgtagcctCAGTGTCACAACTATAtagaagatggaacagattgtttaatatAAGTAGTTAATATATTTCAAGGAACCATTCAGGGTGAAGTGGGCCGTTAACACCCTTCCAGTCAGTGACGGCTCTagattttttgccaccccaagcaaaaaaaaaaaaaaaaaagaaagccaccCCTGAAATTGTGGCACCCGAAGCACgagcttggtttgctggtgcctagagctggtcctgctTCCAGTcatggggaggaaaggaaagcggtggggggggggggagggcggtggggGGGAAGACAGCTGGGGGGAGTGGTCAGTGGgctatagattgttgtaataagccataaatccagtgtctctattcaatgcttgatttttagtgtttagcaaagttatgaattttaaGCTaatcttttgaagatgttgtgcaggtttcctttgaggatgagggcttagaagtcagatatagagtgattgctttgtgaaaagtgttcacccataggtGTTGAGGTGGTTTTGTGTTTTATCACTTTCCTGTTCAAGTTCATacaagagcgtagtgattgtctagCCAGTTGCTGTAGGGGCATTgaatgcactgaatgaggtatatcacatgttgtgatagcTGTGGATCGgacccatgaatcttgaaaggtgtgttgatgGGGCAGCTTCCTCCAGTACACAACAgacttcctccacaaactccAACATTAACAGCtgccctcagaacaccatccttgtcACCATGAACGTCATCGCCTTATACACCAGCATCCCTCACAATGATGgcatagctgcctgcctcaaatatttacaagacaatgacCAACCCTCAGCTGTCCTCCTCAAACACGActatttcatcctcacccataacgaTTTAACATTCAACAataaacactttgtccaaaccatgggaacagctgtGAGTACTAGGATGACTCCCCAATATGCCAGCCTCCTCATGAGTAACTTTGAAGAATAAATTTtagacaaatgcaccacaaaaacaatgatacacctgagatacatcaatgatattttcatcctccgGACAGACAAAACACTCCCTcagagatttccaccacaacttcaacaacccaCCAGTTGTCCATTAAACTCTTTTTGGAACACCCCCACACCAGCATCAAATTCCTGGACATCATGATCAGCTTTAGCAATGGAAccctatatacaagaaacccacggatcaccacacctaccttcattgATCCAGTAACCACCTCAAACACACCAAAACAGCTGTTATCTACAACCAGGCACTCATAcgacagaatatgctctgaggagaaagtccaggatatacaccttaacacactcaaaactgccttcaccaaacaaggatactctatcagagaagtagatcacatcatggaatgggtcACCCAAACACCCCAAGAGaacttgcttcaatacagaaataaaactccCTCTGACCACACGCCCCTAGTTATCAGCTGCCCTCCCACACTGGAACGCATAGAGGGTATCACTAAACAATTACAATGCATAtttgatggggaccccatcctgaaataaatctctcaaccccacctcttctggccttcaaaaaaaacccagcctctccaagctcatcgtCAGAAACaatctccccacagaccaggacatacCAACTCAAAGAGGCACCACGCTCTTCCAAAAcagcagatgcaaaacctgcagacatatctccactgctacaatgattaacaccccccacaacacacctttcaagatccatgggtcctacacatgtctatcacaacatatagtgtacctcatccagtgcactaaatgcctctATAGCaactatgtgagtgaaaccagacaatcattacACTTTCAAATGAATttgcacaggaaaatgataaaagacaaaactaCCACGTCCCCTaagggtgaacacttttcacaaagcgatcactctaaaTCTGACCTCTTTGTctcaccctcaaaggaaacctgcacaacactttcaaaagatgagcctaggagcttaaattcatacaactttgctagacactaaaaatcatggactgaatagaaatactggatttatgacttattacaacaatatataacccactaacaacttCCTTCCAGTTGtttcccccttcctttccatGCTATGACTGGAGGGGGTGCTAACCGCCCACTTCAccatgaatggtcccttgaaataagtgttaactacttatgctaaacaatatgttccatcttgtatttagctgtgacactgaggccaggtctacgctATGCCCTTACTTTGGAATAACCATGTCGCTCAGGACTGTGAAAGATCCACCcctctgagtgacgtagttataccaacattaaccctccctcccccgcgtagacagtgctgtgttactgggagagcttctctcgccgacatagctaccacctctcatggaggtggagttattaagctgaCGGGAGAGCACTGTCCCATCGGCTTAAAGCATCTTCTccagaagtgctacagcagtgaagCTGCACTGATGAtgcaagtttgtagtgtagacctaacctgagtacgtttcccagacctgaagaagagccctatgtaagctcaaaagcttgtttctctcaccaacagcagttgattcaataaaagatattacctcacccaccttgtctttctaataccTTGGGACTGCCACAGTTACAACAGTGCAACCCAAGTTAAAAAGCAGAATTGCcaggtcttcactgctatttcaaTGCTGGTTATCTAACCtgagttaggatttttttttttctgcagtgaagacataccctgtgtgtctAACAAATGAGCAAACTccttttctcctttgcagagAGGAACACCTCTGACCTGTGCTCTGAGAGGTTTCCTGAAATGGAACCTATAATATTATTTGACTTTCGAGTGCTTAGACTTGCAACCTTAGAGTTCTTTCAATATACATTTGTAGAAAGGAGCTTCACTCATCTGAAACTCAGATATCTTGCAACAAATTGGCAAACATTTTTGTAAATGCCCTGGCTTGGGACTACCTATCTGATTATACCACTCTAGTACCTTACCACGTGCATTATAGGCAGGCTACAAGAGAAGTCTCTCTTCTCCAGCACACCTTAGGAAGCTCATAGAAGATATCCTTTTTCAGATTTGTATAACTGCTGGGGATCTTCTAGTTGACAAACATGATGAACTGTTTTTATAGCAATTCACTCCATCCTGTAAAAAGAAAAGCCAGTGTTACCTGAAAGTACACAAACAAATATTAATCTAACATCTATAGTTAGTATCTTTTTATAGATTTCTAGCAAGAGTGGCAAGCAAAGTGCCAAGAGAATTAGGCTGAAAGAAAAATACTGAAGTCAACATAGAGTCTGTAGATCAGTGAGCATAGGTGCAACTATTTTCTTCATGGGAGgtgattaaaaaattatttgaaatctgAAGCCCATCAATAAATATACTTCAAACGTATTGATTTACAGCAGCCAATCTAAGTTGAGATAAGGCACTTTCCATAGTAAATTAGAGTTGGGACTTAATACATGAAAGGAGTATGCCAATTATACACAAATGTAGCTCCACTGAGACCCACTGAAGGTACTTCTGGTTTATAATGGTAAGAGAGAAGAATCCGGCTCCTTTGAATGTTGTTTTTGCATGCAAGAATAATTACTTCTATAGTATTCTTCCAAGTTGGATTAAGTATTATTATATTGATAATTATCAGGACACAGCTCCATATATCTTAACGGACTCTCTTTTTTAGTTCCACAGAGAATGTATTGACAACTGGTTATTGCACCAAAAAAATGCATGTCCTATTGATGGATATATTGTATATAATCCATTAACCTGGAAGGATATATCCACCAATCATGATGTCAATCAGCCAGGATCTCAAACAAATACTACCAAACTTGCAAAGCAGATGGAACCAGAGCTTTTCATACCTGGAATTGGATTGTTCTTCAAGCAAACATTATTAGGCCACCCACTTGAAAAATCTCAAGATAGCCTCCAAAGACTTCATAACAATAACCCACATTCTCAACagggtttaattttaaatggtatAAGCTACTTTCATTTAGGAGATTCTGATTCTAGTCAGCACAGCATTGATAGAAATTTAAATCTGCAATTTTCCAGGCATGGTAAGGATTTAGCCCATAAGCCTTTCCAGAAAACACTCTCTCAAAAATCCTATTCTGTTACATCTAGAAAAGATGCGATTTCTAATAGTACGAGAGGCTTAAATGGAACTTGTACGAATAAAGAAAAAGGAGCAGAAGTGTGCTATGACCATGCTAACCCAAACAAAGTAGTTTCTTTTGAAGACAGGAATAACCATGACATTTCAGCATGTGTAAGATTTCCTGGGAAATTTAACTTTGAGGATAATTTGGGGGGTACAATTGACTGTACGTTCCCAAAAAGGGACAGTAAGTGTGTGGGAAAAGCCACTCAGCAGAGAAGACTTCTAGCAAGACCACCTAAGCATAAGCCTCTGGGCCTTAAAACTACAGCAGTAGCTTTATTCATGGAAGGAATTCCACTGCACAACAAGTCATAATATAAAGAATGTATGAAGTGTTTAGAAAACACCTATATTTTTATAGTTTTAAACTAACGCTTTTTTCtgagattttattttccattagTGTATTCCCTAGAGGCTGTTTCTACCAAGTTTAAAGGTCCTTTACACCATGGACTGGAGTCCAAGAATCAGATCCAATAACTAACCTGGGGTGAATAAAGTGAAGCTAAAAGCTGAAGTATTTATTGCAAAAAtactaataattttaaaacttaCAGCTCTTAGGTGGCTGGTCAAGGATATAATGCAAGTCTTTCCTGTTCTCTCAGCAATTCTAAGTTACtatgttgaaataaaatattcagattttaAGTGAAAGACTACAAAGTGGGCTTTAGAGTACTGTAAAGCAGATTTGATATACACATCTCACTTAACATAGAAAtccacaatgctatttttagttgcttttcagagtagaatcacACCATTGAAGATCAAAGTTTGATGCACCATTTTTTAACTTCCAATTAACTTCAGGCAAAAAAAGAGGAACTTAATATGTTGCAGGGGACCAAATATCAGGGTCtttaatttatttgaaattaATTGGAGCAAGTATTTTATCTAGTTATATCAAATTATGTCCGACTAGTATTTACATATTGCTGAAATACTAATACTGAACTCGccattttcaataaaataaagaTTTGACAGAACCTATTTATAATATTGAATTATATTAAAGCCATTCTTTCTCTGCTGACATTCTAACTCTTTTCCTATACATTTCCATTGACATAAAAACAATATACAAGACATATGATTAAATCACTACTCATGATCTAAAAGTTGGTGGGCTGCTATCTGACATCAGACAAGGAGCTCTTGGGTAATTTAACAAAAATGATATTCATTTTCAGAGTACAGACCAAAGGAAAACAGTATCATCTGAGGAGTAAATTTTTACTATAATGCATAGGAATTtagccacacaactcccattaacctTAGTGTATGTCTGCATCCCTGTGCATTGTACTGTCGCAGGGTaggtacatcccatcacaggtACTGGGTCACATATGGAGAGAAGAAAGGGAAAGGCTGTACAGCAGTCAGTTAGGTCCCACATTAGTGACCCTGACTATAAACTGGGGTAGTATGGCCTAATGGCCGGAGTCAATAAAGCAGCCCTCCCAGTCAGGGCAACATGATCTAATAGCCCGAGTCAAGAGCACAGCCCTTCTACTCAGGTCAGCGTGGCGAAATAGCCCAAGTCAATAGTACGTGCCTCCTGCTCAGGGTAGTGTAGCCTAATAACTAGAGTCAATAGCACGGTCCTTCTACCCAGGACAGAGTAGCCTAAGGGCTAGAGTCAATAAATGTGCCCACTTCTGGGATACAGTGTGGCCTATTGGCTTGTTGGGGAAGTGGGGTGCCCAGGGTAGGGGGACtcaggccctccctgctcctccacgtcccatcccagggccctggcagtgaTGGGAGTGCTCACCACCGAGTCAGCAGGAAGCTTCCCAAAACACGCTGGCCGGTTCCCTGGTTCACTCACCAGAGCAAAGGCTaagtcccctgggctgcttcctacccttTCTCCCTCAGCAATGCTCCATAGTTCCCCCCTACCCCCGGGTCTCTGGGGTCCTCAAGCAGTGTAGCTCCTGCTGGTGCGGTCTCTTCTCTGGGTTCGTCAGGCAGCCTGGAGTCCATCTGGAGCTCTGTGTGTCGTGAGTTTGTAATCATCGAGGCCTGTAGCAACTCCCTGAAGAGAGCCAGCAGCCTGTGTCATCCCACTTCAGCAGCCTGCCCAAACTGAGGTGAGCTGCTTCCTTTTACACTCTGCCTCCAGGTTGCGCATGTGTAGCAGGGTCTGAAGGGTAGGGCTTCCTCAGCCTGCAAAGCACAGTTAACCCTTTGGGGGCTGGTGCGGGgtaggtacaccccatcacatgtaCCAGTAAGTTAATCAGTTACTAATACACTAaacagaaaaactattttaaaaaaagtattaaaatgtAGATATTTGTGATAGCAAACTACAATTTTTTTTACGATTTGGTTCTGATAAAATGAGAAATGGGAGGTGATTTTATGAAACTTATTCAAATAATTTATTCCCAGGCATCTAATATTGCTTTGGTCTTTAAATCAGATGCTGTAGATTTTGGTAGTGCTTACAAACTCTCTAGTTGCAATATTTTTATTGCTATCTTCCATCCAGTTGCTTCAAATTATATTTAATGAGATCCATCAAGTATGCTATGATGTAGTGtatctgttttaatattttttttgttgtattttattttattttgaaaagtacaACCATCTACCACCAGACCTCAACACAGCCTTTAATTTTGCAAGTATTTATTTGCAGATAGAAATCAGGTGGGGACCCATCAGAGGTAACTTTGAGCAAATGTGGCCCTCTTTACTCATAGAAGTGGAAATAATCTATTAAAAGTCTATAATTGCCAGTACAAAGAAAAGTAGTGCTTCTAATTTATAACATATGTCTAATGAGATTATAGTGGTAATGGGATGCATTTTGCTGAATTATTGAAAACATACTGGACATGAAACTATCAGTCAGGAAAGCAGCACATAAAGCCATTATGTACAACCAGGGAACTTCCCAATATTTAATAGGTCAGAATTTAAGAATACTTAAGCAACTAATGGGTGAGCCCatagaggaggtgggggagaagaagCGGGTcaagggtggggatttgggagaaggggtggagtgggcaggctgagggttgagccccccacccctgctgcttgcagagtaggggaagctgccctggaacctaacccctccccccgcccatttacattaattcttatggggaaattggattcgcttaacatcgtttcacttaaagttgcatttttcaggaacaaaactacaacgttaagtgaggagttactgtatttaagtAATAACTTCAGTTTTGCCTTTGGCTGCTCAGGAGCCAGGGACTGAGACCAGTAAAACTGATATAATCACGGATACAAAAGCTTTGCACGttgaagaaaacagaaaagatGAATATGAGGTATCATCCTATCCAAGAAAGAGCACCAGTAAGTCACATGAGAACAACACTGTATAAAGAGATATTGTCCCTTCCTAAAACCGATCTTTGCAGCCATATGGAATTTAGAAGCAAATTCAAATACCTCTATCCAAAGTTACACAAATGTCATCAAGTCCTAAACAGCATTTAAGATCAGAATTTCATGGCAGTAATCTGAATTTATGTAAAATGATGGTAATCAATACAGTACCTTTAGGAAGCTGTTGCTTGACTAAAGTGTACCACAAAAAACTCAATTCTCATGAAATTGCTAATTTTGCTCCCCTTCTCTGGTcctctttattcttttcctagtTTTATGCAACTTAAACTTAATTTAGATGACACACATGCCAAAATATCTCTAGGATTAAGACCTGAAGCCATCCCAGTGGTATCAGCCAGTATCTTGACATTAAATTAGTTACTGCTGAGTACAACAAACTAGCACAGctaatttgatttgattttctaCAAATCTGGTTAGGTAAATCAATCCTGCACAAAGACAGCACCCCTTCATTTGAATCCCAAAGCAGCTGTATAACTAAAAACCAATTTATCACCTGTTaattttatatgtgtgtgtgagagagaaaatacaCTGGTACAGATAAACTGAGTGTTTTTCTTTCCTCTGGCCATTGGATAGGTGGTATCCCATCAGACTACAgtgttttttttactttgctgtACATAGGTAAACTCCTCAGTTGATGACTTCCAAAGCTGGAAATTATGGATTGTTGATCCTATCATCCTAACTCAAGTTACTCATACCAGGCCTCGTATCTAATGGGACatttgagtagggtgaccagatgtcccaattttatagggacagtcccaatatttggggctttttcttatataggtgcctattaccccccacactctgtcccgatttttcacacttgctatctggacACCCCACATTTGGGTGAGTGTCTGTTA encodes:
- the ZSWIM2 gene encoding E3 ubiquitin-protein ligase ZSWIM2; the protein is MGTGINGRGSVAVVAPPPAPSRDPAMSRRRCASAGLSWQQDQALGSTMRIVRELGPTGFVLQEEGGPAHRVFLGEPHSCTCATFLREKDLCSHICWILLKKFKIPRNHEYAFQLGLLEGEINDILQQEQTLPPRPNTLSTKTLQKEDDGYINQKEIDAEDVCPICQEELLKKMFPITYCRYGCGNNVHITCMKIWADHQGELESDSVVKCPLCREEFAPLKLILEEFRNSTQLVTAAEKVRLDKHLGLPCNNCRAFPIEGKCYKCTECSEYHLCHECFTSFCHPPHVFTFRQKRNQKWRSLDQVSQLSTSGGNLKSVNPGDNSKEEMLHLQEKSSCIPKHIVKSLPLMLIRKCSNFLAPGLQCRLCLKIFCLGQYARLLPCNHKFHRECIDNWLLHQKNACPIDGYIVYNPLTWKDISTNHDVNQPGSQTNTTKLAKQMEPELFIPGIGLFFKQTLLGHPLEKSQDSLQRLHNNNPHSQQGLILNGISYFHLGDSDSSQHSIDRNLNLQFSRHGKDLAHKPFQKTLSQKSYSVTSRKDAISNSTRGLNGTCTNKEKGAEVCYDHANPNKVVSFEDRNNHDISACVRFPGKFNFEDNLGGTIDCTFPKRDSKCVGKATQQRRLLARPPKHKPLGLKTTAVALFMEGIPLHNKS